The genome window GACAAGCTGCACTTCTTCGTGACCTACGAAGGCAACCTTCAGGACCGCTCGAACCTGGTGGCGATCGGCAATCCGAACCCGGAGAACGTGGAGCGGTTTGGGTCCTTCGAGGGCAACTTCGGGAGCCCCTTCCGCGAACACCTCGGCTTCGCGAAGCTGACCTGGCGGCCGGCGGACAACCAGACCCTGGATGTCAGCGCGAGCCTCCGGACCGAGACGGACGTCCGCAACTTCGGTGGCCTCATCAGCGTCGAGAGCGCCGAGGACATCCGGAACAATGTGCTCACCACCTCGGCCCGGCACCAGCTGCGGCTGGGCGGGCTGACGAACGAGGCCACGTTCCAGTTCCTCGACTCGCGGTTCAACCCGGTCGCCACGAACCCTGACCTGGTGGGGCGGGACTATGAAGGGGTCATCCGGCTCGGTGGCCGCGATACCAGCCAGGACGTCCGCCAGCGGGCGTTCACGCTGCGCAACGACGTGACGTTCGCGAACTTCGATGGGGCGGGCCAGCACGTGATGAAGGCCGGGGCCAAGCTCTCCTTCCAGCACTACCAGATCGAACGCACGCTCTTCGGCAACCCTGCGTTCCGCTTCCGCGAGGATGAAGGCAACGGTCTCAGCTACGACTTCCCGGCCGAGGCCGCCTATGGCGTGGGCGACCCGAAGGCCGCGTCCAACAACACGCAGGTGGGCGTGTACATCCAGGACGATTGGGAGATCGCCAAGCGGCTGACCCTGAACCTGGGCCTCCGGTGGGATGTCGAGACCAACCCCCTGAACAACGACTACGTGACGCCCGCGGATGTCCGCGCGGCGGTGGAGGAGCTCGCGGGCATCGTCGCGCAGACGAATGGGCCCGGCTTCTTCCCGGCCGAGAACTACCTGACCAACGGCAAGCAGCGCCCCGTCTTCCTGGGCGCGGTGCAGCCGCGGCTCGGCGCGGCCTTCGACGTGATGGGCAACGGCCGCACGGTCCTCTTCGCCGGCGCGGGGCGCTATTACGATCGCACCCTGTTCAACACCGGCGTGGACGAGCGGCTTCGTCTTCAGTACCAGGTCCGCACGTTCTACTTCTCGCGGGAAGGTGCGCCCCGCTTCGGGCAGCCGACCATCGCCTGGCGGCCCGAGTACCTGAGCCGGCAGGGGCTCGATGCGCTGATCGACAGCGGTGTGGCCCCCGCCGCGGAGATCTTCCTGCTCGAGAACGACACCAAGCCGCAGGTCAGCGACCAGTTCAGCGCGGGTGTCCGGCAGCAGGCAGGACCGCTCAACACGTCGCTGACGCTCACGCACATCCGCAGCAGGAACGGCGTTGGCTTCTACCCCGCCAACCGCCTGTCGACGGGCAGCCGCGACTACATCCCCACGCCGGGTGGCTTCGGCAATGTCATCATCTCCGTGGACGACCGGACCTCCACCTACAGCAGCGTGCAGGTCTCGGCGGAGAAGCCCTTCTCGAGCGAGTTCTCGACGAGTCGCATTCCGTGGGGAGCGTCCGTGGCCTACACCCTGGGCGTCGCCCGGGAGCGCGGGGCGGCCTACAACTTCGACTACCCGACCGTCAAAGACAGTCCCGTGACCCCCACGGCCACCGACGAGCGCCACCGGCTCGTGCTCTCCGGCATCGTGGGGCTGCCCTTGGAGTTCCGGCTGTCCACGCTCATCACCCTGGGAAGCGGCTTGCCCTACACCATCTACGACAACTCCAGGGGCACCGGTCCCACCGAGTTCGTGCTCCGCACCTACGGCGGCCGGGCGGACGGCTTCATCCAGTTCAGCCAGGTGGATGTGCGGCTGGCCAAGGACTTCACGATCTCCAAGGGCCACCGCATCAACGCCTTCGCCGAGTGCTTCAACCTCTTCGACGCGAGGAACCTCGGCGGATACGACGGGTACCTTCCGCCCGAGACCGAGCCCTCGAACCCGAAGTTTGGTGAGCCCACGAGTGTGGTGGGGCCGCCCCGCAGCTTCCAGTTCGGCATGGGCTACAGCTTCTGAAAGTCCAGGCGGCGGGTTCGAAAGCCGCCGCTTCCAAGTAGAGCAACCCGCCGCTTTCAAGGCGCCAGCGTATAGGCGGGAGAGAGGCCATGTGGAGGGTGAGTGCTGGAGCGGAGGTGCCCAGGAGGGCCGCTGACGGGGGCCGCCCGAGCCGTGAGCCAAGCGGGTGGAGAAGCCGCGCAGCCCCTTAGGAGTGCACGCCGGCCCTGGCCGCCCTCCCATGATTCGGAGCGGCCTGGTCCCCCACCGCGGCTGTGTAAGCACTAGGGCCCATATCCATGACCTGACTCTTTGAGTAGAGGTGTCCGTCTGCGGGACCACCTCACATGAAAAACCTACCACTCTCCCTTCTCGCCCTCTGCTTGACGCTGGCAGTCACTGGCTGCCGTGAGTCTCCAACTCCATCTCCCTCAGACGATTTCTCGCTCCGTGTCGTCCTCGCGGAGACCAGCATCTCCGCGGGAATGCAGACCACCGCGAAGGCCCAGCGTGTCTATGACGACGGCCGCGTCGTCGACCTCGACACCTCCCCTTCACCGCAATGGGCCTCATCCGCTCCTCAAGTGGCCTCCGTCGAACCGCAACCGGACGGCACTGTCAAAGTGACAGCGCTCAAGCCCGGCAGCGCCCTCATCACAGTCAATGCGGACGATGCTTCGGGCGAGGCAACCCTCGAGGTCACCGCCGCTCGCCTCCTCTCGCTGCGGGTGTCACCCACCACTGCCTCTGTGGCCGTAGGCATCACGCAGCAGTTCACTGCCCAGGGCAGCTACAGCGACGGCACCACGGGCGATGTGACGAGCAGCGCGACGTGGACGACGAGCGACACTGCCATCGCCACCGTGAGCACCACGGGCCTGGGCACCGGCGTGGCCGTGGGTGGGCCTGTCACCCTCACCGCCACCCTGGGGGGCGTGAGCGGCACGGCTCAACTCAGCGTCACCAGGTGGACGTCCGCAGGGTCCATGTCCACGAGCCGCTACAACCACACCGCCACGCGGCTCGACTTGGGCAAGGTGCTCATCGCCGGGGGGCGCAATGGGACGACCCCCCTGAGCAGTGCGGAGTTGTACGATCCAGCGACCAACTCCTGGTCTCCAGCCAAGGCCATGTCCATGGGCCGCTTCGCTCACGCCGCCCTGTTGCTCAACGGTGGTTACGTGCTCGTCACGGGGGGCGTCGGCGCCCTTACCGGCGCGGCAATGTATGATCCGGCGAGCGACGCCTGGTATGAGGTCAGCCCCATGAGCGGGGGCCGCTCCGGTCACACCATGACGCTGCTTCCCTCGGGCCAGGTGCTCGTCACCGGCGGCACCGACGGCAACAACGCTTTAGCCACTGCGGAGGTGTTCGAGCCGCTCGCCAACATCTGGATTCGGTCCAGCACCATGAGCACCGCCCGCTTCAACCACACGGCCACACTGCTCTCCTCGGGCAAGGTCCTTGTCTCAGGAGGGTCCAATGGCTCCGGGAGCTTGAGCAGCGCCGAGGTGTACGACCCGGCCACCAACTCGTGGGCTCCAGTTGCCACCATGGTGACGCGCCATAGCCTTCACACTGCCACGCTGCTCTCCTCGGGGAAGGTGCTCATCTCAGGGGGACACTCGCTCACCGACCCCTCTTCCTCTGAGCTGTATGATCCAGGCACCAACGTCTGGTCCACAGCGGGCTCCATGATCGAAAGCCGCTCCCGCCACACCGCCACGCTGCTCGCTTCGGGCCAGGTGCTCGTCGCGGGGGGCGACGGCAGCAGCTATTACAACACTGCGGAGTTGTACGACCCAGCCACCTCTTCCTGGTCCGCCATCGCCCCCATGGCCGAGCCCCGCGGCTCTCACACCGCGACGCTGCTGACCTCAGGCAGGGTTCTCGTCGTGGGTGGCCAAGCAACCAACTCCCACGCCACGGCAGAGGTGTACGTGCCCTGAGGAGAGTGGTGATCCATAGGTCCTCCGAAATCCTCCTGGTATTCCCTCGGGAGCCACGCTCCCCCTCGGATTGGCTTCTCTAAAACTTAGCCGCGGGAGGCGCCCACGCGAGCGCGGCACCGCGCCTCGGCGGCGCGCGCTTGCAGCGCCTCCTTGTTCCGGCCCGCCTGCTCCATGAGGATCGCCGCGCGTGCATAGTGGTCCGCGGCCTGCTCCATGGGCAGCACTTGCTCTTCCGAGCGCGCCGCCGCGAGCAGGTGCGGCAAGGCGCGCTCCATCGCGCCAGCCTCCAGCCAGTGGTGGGCCAGGACGAGGGGCGGCGCGCCGCCGTTCTCGAACACGGTGGCGAGCCGCCCATGCAACGCCCGCGCGGCGGTGGGCGGGAGGCTGGCGAGGACGGCTTCCCGCACCAGGTCATGGCTGAAGCGCTCGCCCATCAGGACCTGGGCGGTTTCGAGCTCCGCCAGCGCGGTGTGGACCAGACTGGCGGACACCTGGAGTGCCTCGGGGACGAGCGCGGCCTTGAAGTGGGCGCCCGCCAAGGCAGCGAGCTGGGCGCTCTGCAAGGCCAGGGGCGAGAGGTGCTCCAGACGGCGCCGGATGAGGGGGCCCACCCGGCCAGGCGGGGGCAGGCGGCTGGGCCAGTCCTGGCCGAGCGCGCCGGTTTCCAGCAGGTGCTTGAGCGTCTCGACGATGTAGAGCGGGTTGCCGCCGGTGTACCGGGACAGCGCCTCGGCATGGCGCTCGGCCCCCGGCAGCTCCAGGCCCGCCAGCAGCTGCCGCACCTCCTCGGGTTGGAGCGGGCCCAGCTCGATGATGCGCGCCGCCCCTGCATCCACGAGCTGGTGGATGTAGGTCTGCGCATAGGGAGGGAGCTCCCCTCTCCGGTAGCAATCGATGAAGCGCGGCCCGGCGCCTCCGCGCCCGCCGGCACCGGTCAGGCGGCTGATGGCATACGTGAAGGCCTTGGCGCTGGCCTTGTCCCAGTACTGCACGTCATCCGCGATGCTGACGCGCTCGTGCTGGTGCAGCAGCAGCAGGGCCTCCACCTGCGCATCGTGGAAGCGCAGCATGCTGGACTCGGAGTGCAGGGGCGGCAGGAGGCGGGGGCCCCCCAGCTCCGGGAGGATGCGTGACAGCTCGTCGCGCACCCACTCGGGCAGCTTCACCTCGGGCCAGCGGGCCATCTGGCTCCGGAAGGCGCGCGCCTCCGAGGCGAAGGGGATGTCCTGGTCCCCGGCCCGCCCTTCGATGCGCCCCCAGGCTCCTTGGGTGCTGGCGAACTCCTCGGCCAGGCGGGACTTGCCGCTGCCGGGCTCGCCGGAGAGAAACAGCATCTGGCCCGCGTGCCACCCCTCCTCGAGCTGGCGCCAGGCGGCCTCCCGGCCCGCCAGCACCGGAGGCCGCAGCACGGACAAGGGCAGCGCCGCGCGGGGCTCGGCGGGAGCGTGGGGCAGCTGGGTGCCCTTTTCGATCTGCCGCACCAGGGCCAGCGTGTCCGGCATGGGCGTCACCCCCAGCTCCCGTGAGAGGACGGTGCGCAGCCGCTCGAAGGCGGCGAGCGCGGCGCCGCGATCCCCTTTCAGGTAGTGCAAGCGGATGAGGTGGCTCCCGGCTTGCTCGGACTCGGGCTCCTGCTGAACCCAGGCATGGGCCAGGGCGAGCGCCGCCGTCCAGTCCCCCTGGGCCGTGTGCCGGTCGATCTCGGCCTCGCGTGCCTTGCGCACCCACCCCTCCACCGCGGCCCGGGCCCCGTCCAGCCAGCGCGCCAGCTCGGGGCAGTCATCGAAGTCAAAGCCCGCCAGCAGCAGGCCGCCGCCTTCGGGAGACAGGGCTTCGAGAACCTGGGCGTGTTGCCGGGCCAGGGCGGCGGCCTTCATCCGCGCGGCGTCCAGCACCAGGGACGCGCCCAGCGCCAGGCGCTCGGCGTCCGCTTCGAGCCACGCCTCCCCCCCGCTCGCCAGCCGCAGCCGGCGCAGCAGCTGGCGCATGTTGTTGCGCACGGTGGCCGCGGGCGAGTCCGGCCACAGAAGGCTGGCCAGCGGAAACTTGGGCGAGGCTCCCTCCAGCCCCAGGTAGGCCAGCAGTGCCGCCGCCCGCCGCTCCAGCCGTACCCGCTGGCCCCCAGGGCCCCACACCTGGGCCAGCCCCAGCACTTGGGCCCTCCAATTCGCGTTGCCGGCCACCCGGCACCTCCCTCGTCACGCCCCCATCACCCTGGTCGCGTATGGACGTCCGTGGGGCAGCGGACCCCGATCCAAGCAGGACAACCCCCCACCCAGGAGTCGAAAATGAAGCGCATGTTGCTCGTGGTCATGATGGCGTTCACCTTTGGCGCGGCCCACGCCGCTGAGCAGCAGGCCCCCGAGGTGAACCCAGTTCCCCTGGAGGCTTGCCAGCCCACCCATTCGCTGGTGACCCCGGCGCAGCCCCAGGACTCCTCCGCGGAGGCCCTGATGTGCTCTCCCACGCCGTGCGTCGTCTGCTACAGCAAGATCCGGCAGTGCAAGGCTGGCTGCGCCAGCGGCGACACCGAGTGCCTCGTCAATTGTGAGTACGAGTGCCAGTACTGCTGTTACTGAGCCTCGCCCGCGCTCAGCGGCTGCAATCCCTGGCCCCCGTCTCGCGCCCCACGCGCAAGGTGGGGGCCGCTTTCTCTCCCCAGGGGCCAGTGGTTTGTGGCGCCCCCGCAGTGGGTGTGGATCCTGGGCTGATGAGGACGGCCGGCCGAGTGGGGATCGCCTGCTCGCTGCCTCTGAAGCACAAGAAGTGCGGGAGCGCCGCTCAGGTGGACATCAGGTTCCGCCAGGATTCGTGCAAGCTTTCGGAGCACCTGCTTGCTTGAACTGGCCGTACTGCAGGAATGCCACCCACAGCTGGAGCGAAGTATCCATGTTCATCAGATTCGGGTACTGGCCACCCCTGTAGGACATGGGAAACTGGTTGTTGACGAAGTAATTGGCGTTCTCGGCCGCTTGAGTCGTGCACTGGCCAGGGAAGCCGAAGATGACGGGAGTGTTGTTGTCCGTTTGAGCGACTCCCGCGGGCGGCGTGTAGGCATTGGCATGGCACGCCAGGCAGGAGGAGAGCTTGTTGTCCACCGGCCCCGCCAAGCGATTGTTGCAGCCGAAGTGTTGAGGCGTGCCAATGGACTTATTGAGTACGCTCTGGACGATGGGAAGGCTGTCCGCCTTGGCGGTGACGGGGGCGGACCACGGGTCATTGCCCCACTGCACGCCCACGGGAACCAGACGGTCCCAGACGGTCTCGCCCTTCAGCTTGCCGTTGTAGGCGAAGGTTCCGTACACCCAGCGCGTGGGAGAGGTGTTGTCCACCACGGCGACATCCAGTTGTACCAAGCGGACCTCCTGCACCTGGCGCTGGCAGAGGTAACCGCTTGCCGTCTCCACGTGGCGGTCCGCTTGCCATACCGGAGAGCCCTCCAGGTAGGGCACTTCGGCGGGCGTTGCCGTGGTGAAGAGCAGTTTTGCCACCAGCGTCCCGTTGGGGAAGGGAAGTCCCGCCGGTTGGGGGCCGCTTCCACTGCTGGGGGTCGAGTTGATTCGCGGTGTCCCGTCGGGATTCCAGGTCCGTCCGAGGGCAAAGGCGCCCCATTCGTTGTACACACCGAAGGCCCACGTCTCGAAGCCGTTGGAGGTCTGGCTCGTGGCCGTCAGGGGCAGGGGATTCTGTCCCAGGGATTCCCTTGTCATCCTCAGCGTCAGCGGCAGGGTATTCTGGCCCAACGCCTCTACCTTCGCCAGGTCCTTCCGCGACAGTTTGTTCTGGGCCTTGGTCATCAACAACTTCTCGCCAAGGAAGTCAGAGATTTCTGCCGTGCGCTCGTTGGTGAGTCCGTGAACAAATTCGCGTCCCACCTTGGGGTCGTACGCCATCCACGGCATGTGGAACCAGCGCGTGGTGCCGCTCACGTTCACCTTCCAGCCCACCTTGTTGTCGAGCTGCAAGTCCTGGCCCTCGCGAATATAGGCGAGAAGCTGTCCCATGTACCCGGCCCAGTCGGCGTTCCACTCGGCCTGCTTGGCACCGGGGGCCGCGGTGAAGGAAACCTTTGGGTTGTTCAACCACTTGCAGACTTCATTGGGGCAGACGCCTGGGTCCTTCTGAGGATAGTCGTGACTGAGCTGGAAGACGGGGCCCGTCCACCCCGGTGGGGGCTCCGTGGCCGCGTTGCGCCAAGCAGAGCCAGTGGCTGTATTCGCCGGCTTCGAGGCTTGGGTGGGTGGGGGCGTGGAAGTGGATCGGGTAGGAGCAGGGGTCTGGGCTGATGCCACAGAACCGAGGCTCAGGGTTGCCAGGGCGAGAGCTGAGCGAAGTGAGCGCGGCATGGTGAAAATGAGAACCCCTTGCGTATGGAAAACGAGAAGCAAGGCAATCCTAGCTGAACGGATGCGTGATAGCCCGCGCGGAGTTCAAGGAGAAGTCCGGCTCGATGGACTTCGGCTCGGGGCGTCGAAGGAGGGGACGCCCGGGTGTTTCGTCCCAGGGGGGGAGGAGGGAGCCTGCTCGCCGGTGGAGCCAGGGTTGGAGGGAGTGAGCGCACCGCCTGAGACGGGGAGGGTGGAGGAACGGCAAGGCGATGGCAAAACCCCAGGCAGGCCGCGCTGTTATCAGTTAACGCCTCCTCGGGGACGGTCCTGCCTGCCCACGAGCCCCACGCCAAATGCCTCCTCGTAGGGTGGCGGAATTCTCTCACGCCGGGCAGTGCGAACAACCGCCTCCAGCCTCTCGCAGACGGTGCGCACGTGAGCCGGCACTCCTTCGGTGACGACGATCGACATCGCCGAGCCGTCCTCGAAGTGGAACCACAGGCTTCGGATTGGCGATACCCTCACCGGGCATCCCGAGAATGTGTTCGAACGCGCTGAGAAGCTCCGCTCGATCGCCGCCATGTCTTCTACAGGCACGCTGATCCGGAACCGGGTCTCCCGGAACATCTGGTTCCGCTTCACGAGCCCCAGCCGCGTGAGCAACGGTCCGAACGCTCCACCCTTTCGTTGAATGGATTGGATCACGCCGTCGCCGCGCGCGTTCAGAATCACTGCGGTTCCACCTTCAAGTGTATCGATCGCCTGCCAGAGAATTGCCGCGAGGGACATGCACGCACGATAGGTCGAGCGAGCACCCAACCGATCAAGATTACTGGGCTTCCCTGCATGGAGGCGGCGGGAATCGAACCCACGAACAAGGCGATGGAAAACCCCAAGCAGGACGCGCTGTTACCCGCTATCGCCTTGATTCGCCTCGGGTTCGTCATCCCGTCCCGTCCCACCCCATGCCCTCGTGTCCCATCCCGTTCCCCGCTGGAGGGGCACACTGGGGGCACATGGAGCTTCGGTCTTCTGCCATGCGGCGGGGCTTCCTCCGAGATTGCCGGGCCCCGTTGGAGCTTCGAGGCCCAGCAGGGGCGGCCCGCTACTTGGCCGTGGTGACTTCGTGGCCTCGCCTTCCCGGCGGGGCGCTATCCAGGCCCGTGTTGGCCATGTAGCCCCCAGCCTCGTTCATGACGCGCGTGACTTCCCTGATCGCATCGTCAGGGCTGAAAGCCATCTCCCCCAGCCAATGCCGCAGATCGACCCCCAGCTCCCTCGCCGTCTGGTAGCGCTTGCTCGGCGCGGGGTGTAGGAGCTTGTGGAGCGTCATGCGCAGGCCCTCGGGGAGCTTGTCCGTCGCGCGCTCGACGTCCGCTTCCGTGTAGGTCGCCGCGCGCCAGATGGCATCCTCCAGAAGGCGCGAGCCCTTCGAAAGCCGAGCCCGTTTGATGGACCGCTTGACTCGGCGGAGCTTCGTCGCGGAGAGGGACGCCTTGACCTCGGCGGTCAGAGAGTCCGTCGCATCGAGCAGGTTTTTCCCGGTGGACAGTTCGAGCAGGGTCATCCCCAGGGAGAAGAGATCCGCTCGCGCATCAACGCGCTTGCCCAGGATCATTTCCGGCGAAGAGTAGAAACCATCCCCGTTCAAGCGTCGGACGGTGGAGGGAATGCGTCCCGGTAGGGCGGAGAGGGAAAGACCGAAGTCCGAGACTCGGATCATGCCGTTCCATTCCAGGTAAATGTGATCCGGATCGATGGACCGGTGAACGATGTTCAAGGGGCGTCCCTGCTCGTCCTTTGCCGCGTGCGCGTGCTCCAACACGTCCGCCACCCGGGCACCGATATACATGGTGAATTGCGGCGTGTACCAATGGCGGCACTCCCCCACAAGGTTGATGAGGGTGCTCAACGTGTTGCCGCGTGGATAGTCGGTGATCACGTACCAAGTCCCCTCGGTCTTCTTCAAACCGTGGACCCGATGGACCCCAGGGTGTTCAAGGTGCTTGGCCAAGCGCACCTGCTCTTCGAGCTTCGCTCTTGCGCGCAGGAGCTTCGTGATCGGAAGGCTGCTCGAACCGCCGACTGCGCTGAGCAGAACTTTTTCCTTCGTTTGTTCGCCGATGCGCTGCCGTGCGACGAAGCGGCTGATCCCGCGTTCATCGACCCCCAGGTTTTCGCGCACCTCGTACTGAATGCCGTCCATTTCGAAGAGAACCGCCCCCTTCGGAACACCGAAAACGCCTGTCGTCATGTTCGTCCCTCCGCTCGCGCGGCACCAAGCCGACGCAAAGCAGAGGAATACTACCCGCAGGATTGGTCGAAAAGGAACTACCCCCCAGGTCAGAGCTTGTCGTGCGCGCGAAGGCGTGACGAGTGGGCGGCTACCCGTCACGTCCTAAAGGGCGGGGCTCAGGGCCAGCGATCCACGACTCGGCCCGTATTAAAGTTGCCAGCCTGCACGCGGCCGTCCTTGAACCCGTAGGAGCGGCTCTCCACCACGAAGCAAACGGGTTTCTCGTCCTGCCCAGGGAGCTTCACGCGGTCATACCGGATGACCATCGCCGGCCCGTCAGATCGGCCCATCTTGTCGGAGAGGTAGTAAGCCTTGCCGTAAAAGCGTGTTCCGGGGGGCGCCACTTCGAGCTGTCTCCGGTCGAACCCCTTTACTTTCGGGACGACCCCTACCACGTCAGAGCCAGCGGTGAACCAAGTCATGTCGTCGCTGTTATGCCGGTCGTCGAGCACGAGGGCGAAACTGTCGCCGTCCTTCCAGTGAAGCTCTTTCACCATGGCCCGCGCGGCACCAGCGGGACAGGTGAAGGACTCAGGCCGAATCTGAGAGCCAGGGCAGCCAGCCGCTAGGGCCGCGACGAGCGACATCGCGGCGC of Stigmatella aurantiaca contains these proteins:
- a CDS encoding serine/threonine protein kinase yields the protein MTTGVFGVPKGAVLFEMDGIQYEVRENLGVDERGISRFVARQRIGEQTKEKVLLSAVGGSSSLPITKLLRARAKLEEQVRLAKHLEHPGVHRVHGLKKTEGTWYVITDYPRGNTLSTLINLVGECRHWYTPQFTMYIGARVADVLEHAHAAKDEQGRPLNIVHRSIDPDHIYLEWNGMIRVSDFGLSLSALPGRIPSTVRRLNGDGFYSSPEMILGKRVDARADLFSLGMTLLELSTGKNLLDATDSLTAEVKASLSATKLRRVKRSIKRARLSKGSRLLEDAIWRAATYTEADVERATDKLPEGLRMTLHKLLHPAPSKRYQTARELGVDLRHWLGEMAFSPDDAIREVTRVMNEAGGYMANTGLDSAPPGRRGHEVTTAK
- a CDS encoding kelch repeat-containing protein codes for the protein MQTTAKAQRVYDDGRVVDLDTSPSPQWASSAPQVASVEPQPDGTVKVTALKPGSALITVNADDASGEATLEVTAARLLSLRVSPTTASVAVGITQQFTAQGSYSDGTTGDVTSSATWTTSDTAIATVSTTGLGTGVAVGGPVTLTATLGGVSGTAQLSVTRWTSAGSMSTSRYNHTATRLDLGKVLIAGGRNGTTPLSSAELYDPATNSWSPAKAMSMGRFAHAALLLNGGYVLVTGGVGALTGAAMYDPASDAWYEVSPMSGGRSGHTMTLLPSGQVLVTGGTDGNNALATAEVFEPLANIWIRSSTMSTARFNHTATLLSSGKVLVSGGSNGSGSLSSAEVYDPATNSWAPVATMVTRHSLHTATLLSSGKVLISGGHSLTDPSSSELYDPGTNVWSTAGSMIESRSRHTATLLASGQVLVAGGDGSSYYNTAELYDPATSSWSAIAPMAEPRGSHTATLLTSGRVLVVGGQATNSHATAEVYVP
- a CDS encoding TonB-dependent receptor → MAQRVMRIGSVLGLAVWLTAAPALAQRTTADIRVGLSALKGPVTGVTVLAVNTQSGFSAKGIARADGSFFLSGLAPGEYVITVTQPGGKEVYRTVNVQVGQTVDLNINVEEEVALDLGQGETVLVQGKTPESTTSEVATNVSREEIANLPQSNRNFLNFAALAPGVRVSNDEFNKNFSSGALEARSTNVFVDGVSLKNNVIEGGLVGQDASRGNPFPQLAVSGFRVITQNYKAEYEQANSAIISAITRSGGNDFHGDVFLTFQNQALMKRDYFTVEKPEQLRSQFGAALGGPLVKDKLHFFVTYEGNLQDRSNLVAIGNPNPENVERFGSFEGNFGSPFREHLGFAKLTWRPADNQTLDVSASLRTETDVRNFGGLISVESAEDIRNNVLTTSARHQLRLGGLTNEATFQFLDSRFNPVATNPDLVGRDYEGVIRLGGRDTSQDVRQRAFTLRNDVTFANFDGAGQHVMKAGAKLSFQHYQIERTLFGNPAFRFREDEGNGLSYDFPAEAAYGVGDPKAASNNTQVGVYIQDDWEIAKRLTLNLGLRWDVETNPLNNDYVTPADVRAAVEELAGIVAQTNGPGFFPAENYLTNGKQRPVFLGAVQPRLGAAFDVMGNGRTVLFAGAGRYYDRTLFNTGVDERLRLQYQVRTFYFSREGAPRFGQPTIAWRPEYLSRQGLDALIDSGVAPAAEIFLLENDTKPQVSDQFSAGVRQQAGPLNTSLTLTHIRSRNGVGFYPANRLSTGSRDYIPTPGGFGNVIISVDDRTSTYSSVQVSAEKPFSSEFSTSRIPWGASVAYTLGVARERGAAYNFDYPTVKDSPVTPTATDERHRLVLSGIVGLPLEFRLSTLITLGSGLPYTIYDNSRGTGPTEFVLRTYGGRADGFIQFSQVDVRLAKDFTISKGHRINAFAECFNLFDARNLGGYDGYLPPETEPSNPKFGEPTSVVGPPRSFQFGMGYSF
- a CDS encoding ATP-binding protein; protein product: MAGNANWRAQVLGLAQVWGPGGQRVRLERRAAALLAYLGLEGASPKFPLASLLWPDSPAATVRNNMRQLLRRLRLASGGEAWLEADAERLALGASLVLDAARMKAAALARQHAQVLEALSPEGGGLLLAGFDFDDCPELARWLDGARAAVEGWVRKAREAEIDRHTAQGDWTAALALAHAWVQQEPESEQAGSHLIRLHYLKGDRGAALAAFERLRTVLSRELGVTPMPDTLALVRQIEKGTQLPHAPAEPRAALPLSVLRPPVLAGREAAWRQLEEGWHAGQMLFLSGEPGSGKSRLAEEFASTQGAWGRIEGRAGDQDIPFASEARAFRSQMARWPEVKLPEWVRDELSRILPELGGPRLLPPLHSESSMLRFHDAQVEALLLLHQHERVSIADDVQYWDKASAKAFTYAISRLTGAGGRGGAGPRFIDCYRRGELPPYAQTYIHQLVDAGAARIIELGPLQPEEVRQLLAGLELPGAERHAEALSRYTGGNPLYIVETLKHLLETGALGQDWPSRLPPPGRVGPLIRRRLEHLSPLALQSAQLAALAGAHFKAALVPEALQVSASLVHTALAELETAQVLMGERFSHDLVREAVLASLPPTAARALHGRLATVFENGGAPPLVLAHHWLEAGAMERALPHLLAAARSEEQVLPMEQAADHYARAAILMEQAGRNKEALQARAAEARCRARVGASRG